In one Polaribacter sp. ALD11 genomic region, the following are encoded:
- a CDS encoding CopD family protein has protein sequence MDFLYVKALHIIFVVTWFAGLFYIPRLFIYQTEAETKLEPAKSILQTQYKLMTKRLWYIITWPSAILVSIFAFWMLYQNPYYLQEPWMLVKLAFVLALYFYHGFCQNIYSKLQKDIIKYSAFKLRIFNEISTIILFAIVFLVTVKSAINWIWGVVGIILFGILMMLGIKLYKKIREKRSWEKAEKEVLDNDNKKSL, from the coding sequence ATGGATTTCCTATACGTAAAAGCTTTACACATCATTTTTGTAGTTACTTGGTTTGCTGGTTTATTTTATATTCCTAGACTGTTTATTTACCAAACAGAAGCAGAAACAAAATTAGAACCAGCAAAGTCTATTCTGCAAACGCAATACAAATTAATGACCAAACGCTTATGGTACATTATTACCTGGCCATCAGCTATTTTGGTAAGTATTTTTGCTTTTTGGATGCTCTATCAAAATCCGTATTATTTACAAGAACCTTGGATGTTGGTAAAACTTGCCTTCGTTTTGGCCTTGTATTTTTACCATGGTTTTTGTCAGAATATTTATAGCAAACTTCAAAAAGACATTATTAAATATTCTGCTTTCAAATTGCGAATTTTTAATGAAATCTCAACAATAATTCTATTTGCAATCGTATTTTTAGTAACAGTAAAGAGTGCTATTAATTGGATTTGGGGCGTTGTAGGAATTATTCTTTTTGGTATTTTAATGATGTTGGGAATCAAACTTTACAAAAAGATTCGTGAGAAAAGATCTTGGGAAAAAGCCGAGAAAGAAGTTTTAGACAATGATAATAAAAAAAGTCTTTAG
- the recR gene encoding recombination mediator RecR has translation MDFSSKLLENAVNEVSRLPGIGKRTALRLVLHLLKQPSDNTKYLSEALLHLRNDVKTCEKCHNISDTLLCDICQNPRRNADIVCVVEDIRDVMAIESTSQYQGLYHVLGGKISPIEGIGPQNLQIESLVHKVGNGEIKELIFALSSTMEGDTTNFYIFKQIEKFEITTSTIARGISVGDELEYADEVTLGRSIVNRIPFEQSIRS, from the coding sequence ATGGATTTTTCGTCGAAATTATTAGAAAATGCTGTGAATGAAGTTTCACGTTTGCCCGGAATTGGTAAGCGAACTGCGTTGCGTTTGGTGTTGCATTTGTTAAAGCAACCTTCAGATAATACAAAGTATTTGTCTGAAGCTTTGTTACATTTAAGAAACGATGTAAAAACCTGTGAAAAATGCCATAATATTTCGGATACCTTATTATGTGATATTTGTCAGAACCCGAGAAGAAATGCAGACATTGTTTGTGTTGTAGAAGATATTAGAGATGTAATGGCAATTGAGAGTACGTCTCAATACCAAGGGTTGTATCATGTTTTAGGCGGTAAAATTTCTCCTATAGAAGGAATTGGTCCTCAGAATTTACAAATAGAATCTTTGGTTCATAAAGTTGGAAATGGAGAAATTAAAGAATTAATTTTTGCTTTAAGTTCTACCATGGAAGGAGATACCACCAATTTTTATATTTTTAAACAAATAGAAAAATTTGAAATTACAACATCTACAATTGCTCGTGGAATCTCTGTGGGTGATGAATTGGAATATGCAGATGAAGTTACTTTAGGAAGATCTATTGTTAATAGAATTCCGTTTGAACAGAGTATTAGGAGTTAA
- a CDS encoding sodium:solute symporter — protein MQPIHIIILIIAYFSVLMLISYITGKSADNKTFFKADNSSPWYLVAFGMIGASLSGVTFISVPGWVEGQNMSYFQMVLGYVVGYAVIGLVLLPLYYRLNLTSIYTYLEDRFGKYSYKTGASFFLLSRTIGAAFRLFLVANVLQLLLFDSYGIPFWVTVSITILLIWLYTFKGGIKTIVWTDTLQTLFMLIAVGVCIYTISDELEISNIFSYVADSELSKTFFFDDINAGNYFWKRFLAGAFVAIVMTGLDQDMMQKNLTCRNLKDAQKNMFWFTIVLVIVNFFFLALGVLLTDYAQKNGIDAHKDELFPIIATKGTLGLATAIFFLLGLIAAAYSSADSALTSLTTSFSIDILEIDKKKDKKVQEKIRKKIHILFSFILIATILVFKYFIADESVIAKIFTFANYTYGPLLGLYAFGLFTKINIKDKMVPFICLASPFITYFVNYLALEHVGFDFGFSLLILNGFVTFLGLYLFKK, from the coding sequence ATGCAACCTATTCATATTATTATCTTAATTATTGCTTATTTTTCTGTTTTGATGTTAATTTCTTACATCACAGGAAAATCTGCAGACAACAAAACTTTTTTTAAAGCAGACAATTCTTCACCCTGGTATTTAGTCGCTTTTGGTATGATTGGCGCATCTCTTTCTGGTGTTACTTTTATCTCTGTTCCTGGTTGGGTAGAAGGCCAAAATATGAGTTATTTTCAAATGGTTTTAGGGTATGTTGTTGGATATGCTGTAATTGGTTTGGTTTTACTTCCACTCTATTATAGATTGAATTTAACGTCTATCTATACTTATTTAGAAGATAGATTTGGTAAATATTCTTATAAAACTGGTGCAAGTTTCTTCTTACTTTCTAGAACTATTGGTGCTGCTTTTAGGCTCTTTTTAGTTGCTAATGTATTGCAATTGTTATTGTTTGATAGTTATGGCATTCCGTTTTGGGTAACCGTTTCAATCACTATTCTATTAATTTGGCTGTACACTTTTAAAGGCGGAATTAAAACTATTGTTTGGACAGACACCTTACAAACCTTATTTATGTTGATTGCTGTTGGCGTTTGTATTTATACAATTTCCGATGAACTAGAAATTAGTAATATCTTTTCTTACGTTGCAGATAGTGAATTATCTAAAACTTTCTTTTTTGACGATATAAATGCTGGCAATTATTTCTGGAAACGTTTTCTTGCAGGTGCTTTTGTTGCTATTGTTATGACAGGTTTAGACCAAGATATGATGCAAAAAAACCTGACGTGTAGAAATCTAAAAGATGCGCAAAAAAACATGTTTTGGTTTACCATTGTTTTGGTAATTGTTAATTTTTTCTTTTTAGCTTTGGGCGTTTTATTAACAGATTATGCTCAAAAAAACGGAATTGACGCTCATAAAGATGAACTTTTTCCAATAATTGCAACCAAAGGAACCTTAGGTTTGGCTACTGCTATTTTCTTCTTACTCGGTTTAATTGCAGCAGCATATTCAAGTGCAGATTCTGCTTTAACTTCTTTAACCACTTCTTTTAGTATCGATATTTTAGAGATTGATAAAAAGAAAGACAAAAAAGTGCAAGAGAAAATAAGAAAGAAAATACATATCCTTTTCTCATTTATATTAATAGCAACTATTCTTGTTTTTAAATACTTTATTGCAGATGAAAGTGTCATTGCAAAAATATTTACGTTTGCCAATTACACCTATGGCCCACTACTAGGTTTGTATGCTTTTGGCTTATTTACCAAGATAAATATAAAAGACAAAATGGTACCTTTTATTTGTTTAGCTTCCCCGTTTATTACGTATTTTGTAAATTATTTAGCTTTAGAACATGTTGGTTTCGATTTCGGATTTTCACTTTTAATATTAAACGGTTTTGTTACCTTTTTAGGATTATATCTATTTAAAAAATAA
- a CDS encoding multidrug efflux SMR transporter, which translates to MNWMLLIIAGLFEVAFATCLGKAKETSGAEATYWYIGFLVCLTISMFLLVKAAQELPIGTAYAVWTGIGAVGTVLIGIFLFKEPATFWRLFFITTLIASIVGLKVVSN; encoded by the coding sequence ATGAATTGGATGCTATTAATTATTGCAGGACTTTTTGAAGTAGCTTTTGCTACATGTCTTGGTAAAGCGAAGGAAACCAGTGGAGCCGAAGCAACATATTGGTATATTGGTTTTTTAGTCTGTCTAACAATCAGTATGTTTTTACTTGTAAAGGCAGCACAAGAATTACCAATTGGAACTGCGTATGCTGTTTGGACTGGAATTGGTGCCGTTGGAACAGTCTTAATAGGAATTTTTCTATTTAAAGAACCTGCTACCTTTTGGCGACTCTTTTTTATTACAACCTTAATAGCTTCGATCGTTGGATTAAAAGTAGTCTCGAACTGA
- a CDS encoding DUF1338 domain-containing protein has protein sequence MTTTEIFDTLWMEYTQRTPSAQKIKDLFIDKGNKIINDHVAFRTFDDPRVDIDVLAKPFLAVGYIESGEYTFVAKKLYAKHFEHATDKNAPRVFISQLKVAEFSTELQAEVKKMIDAIPENELNSGELVFKGRLWEQPSFVVYEKLQEETEYAAWLYVNGFCSNHFTVDVNELDTFSSLQEVNLFLKENGFKMNTSGGEIKGTPEEYLEQSSVLADRIPVVFKEVTKEITSCYYEFAFRHAMKNGKLFSGFIAGSADKIFESTDMKL, from the coding sequence ATGACTACAACTGAAATTTTTGACACATTATGGATGGAATACACACAAAGAACTCCGTCTGCCCAAAAAATAAAAGATTTATTTATTGATAAAGGAAATAAAATTATTAATGATCATGTTGCCTTTAGAACCTTTGACGATCCTCGTGTAGATATTGACGTTTTAGCAAAACCTTTTTTAGCGGTTGGTTATATAGAAAGCGGAGAATATACTTTTGTAGCAAAGAAATTGTATGCAAAACATTTTGAACACGCAACAGATAAAAATGCGCCTAGAGTATTTATAAGTCAATTAAAAGTTGCAGAATTTTCTACGGAATTACAAGCAGAAGTAAAGAAAATGATTGATGCAATTCCTGAAAATGAATTAAATTCTGGGGAATTGGTTTTTAAAGGAAGGTTATGGGAGCAACCTAGTTTTGTTGTTTATGAAAAGCTACAGGAAGAAACAGAATATGCTGCTTGGTTGTATGTAAATGGATTTTGTTCAAATCATTTTACGGTTGATGTAAATGAACTGGATACTTTTAGTTCTTTACAGGAAGTAAATCTATTTTTAAAAGAAAACGGATTTAAAATGAATACTTCTGGCGGAGAAATTAAAGGAACACCAGAGGAATATTTAGAACAATCTAGTGTTTTGGCAGATAGAATTCCGGTTGTGTTTAAAGAAGTAACCAAAGAAATAACTTCTTGTTACTATGAGTTTGCTTTTAGACATGCAATGAAAAATGGTAAATTATTTTCTGGTTTTATTGCAGGTTCTGCAGATAAGATTTTTGAAAGTACAGACATGAAATTATAA
- a CDS encoding Lrp/AsnC family transcriptional regulator yields MENQIDYIDKQILIQLQTDGRKAFSQIAEELKISNSLVHQRIKKLTDAEIIKNAEFLLDEKKLGYKTKSYTGIRLREARFAKSVMEELIKINEIVECNYVSGNYAIFILIFAKDNEHLREVLYEQVHLINGVSGTDTFICFDTGFKRNLPIK; encoded by the coding sequence ATGGAAAATCAAATTGATTATATAGATAAGCAAATACTTATTCAACTACAAACAGATGGAAGAAAAGCATTCTCTCAGATAGCAGAAGAGTTAAAAATTTCAAATTCATTAGTACATCAAAGGATAAAAAAGTTAACAGATGCTGAGATTATTAAAAATGCAGAATTTTTACTAGATGAAAAAAAACTAGGCTATAAAACAAAATCTTATACAGGAATTCGTTTGCGTGAAGCTCGATTTGCAAAATCTGTAATGGAAGAATTAATAAAAATTAATGAAATTGTAGAATGTAATTATGTTTCTGGAAATTATGCCATTTTTATTCTGATATTTGCAAAAGATAATGAACATTTACGTGAGGTTTTATACGAACAAGTTCATTTAATTAATGGAGTTTCTGGCACCGATACATTTATATGTTTCGATACTGGTTTTAAAAGAAACCTTCCCATTAAATAA
- a CDS encoding TIGR03862 family flavoprotein, producing the protein MKKSISIIGGGSSSLLLAAFLDTHKFDVTIYEQNKTAGRKFLVAGKGGFNLTHSEAISELINRYTPNNFLKKSLLAFTNNDFRDWLETIGIPTYIGSSKRIYPEEGIKPITVLNSILNHLKEKGIIFKYRHTFSGWDAENNLIINNKITSSDYTVFALGGGSWKITGSDGSWLETFQKKGIRIIPFEASNCAFKIDWNSKFIKSNEGNPLKNIAISCLEKTQKGEAVITNFGIEGNAIYGLSPQIRKQLNLKEKAIVYIDFKPAFTLEKISSKMRKSSFKNTTQILKKELKLSNTQIDLLKNYLSKEAYLNSEILSKIIKKFPLEITALGVLDKAISTVGGLDLNAVDSNFQLQKIPNQFCIGEMLNWDAPTGGYLLQACASSGVFLAKHINKIE; encoded by the coding sequence ATGAAAAAATCAATTTCTATTATTGGTGGCGGATCTTCATCTTTACTTTTAGCAGCTTTTTTAGATACTCATAAATTCGATGTTACTATTTATGAACAGAATAAAACAGCTGGTAGAAAATTTTTAGTTGCAGGTAAAGGTGGTTTTAATCTTACACATTCAGAAGCAATTTCTGAATTAATTAATCGTTATACACCAAATAATTTTTTAAAAAAATCGCTGTTAGCTTTTACAAATAATGATTTTAGAGATTGGTTAGAAACTATAGGAATTCCAACCTATATAGGAAGTAGTAAAAGAATATATCCTGAAGAAGGAATAAAGCCAATTACTGTTTTAAACTCCATTTTAAATCACCTCAAAGAGAAGGGAATTATTTTTAAATACAGACATACATTTTCGGGTTGGGATGCTGAAAATAATCTTATTATAAACAATAAAATTACCTCTTCAGATTATACCGTTTTTGCCTTAGGTGGCGGAAGCTGGAAAATTACAGGTTCTGATGGAAGTTGGTTAGAAACATTTCAAAAAAAAGGGATAAGAATAATTCCTTTTGAAGCATCTAATTGTGCTTTTAAAATTGATTGGAATTCTAAATTCATTAAAAGTAATGAAGGAAACCCGTTGAAAAACATTGCCATTTCTTGTTTAGAAAAAACACAAAAAGGTGAAGCAGTAATCACTAATTTTGGCATAGAAGGAAATGCCATTTATGGTTTGAGTCCGCAAATTAGAAAGCAATTAAACTTAAAAGAAAAAGCAATTGTTTATATTGATTTTAAACCCGCATTTACTTTAGAGAAAATCTCCTCTAAAATGAGAAAATCAAGCTTTAAAAACACCACACAGATTCTAAAGAAAGAATTAAAATTAAGTAATACACAAATAGATTTATTAAAAAATTATCTTTCTAAAGAAGCTTATTTAAATTCAGAAATCTTATCAAAAATCATTAAAAAATTTCCTTTAGAAATTACAGCTTTAGGAGTTCTAGACAAAGCAATTTCTACTGTTGGAGGTCTCGATTTAAATGCAGTGGACAGCAATTTTCAATTACAAAAAATTCCAAATCAATTTTGTATTGGAGAAATGCTAAATTGGGACGCACCAACTGGAGGTTATTTATTACAAGCCTGTGCAAGTTCTGGAGTTTTTCTTGCGAAACACATCAATAAAATTGAATAA
- the pdxH gene encoding pyridoxamine 5'-phosphate oxidase → MSKDLSNYRKSYEKQELLESNCPENPMELFQTWFRNADDSEMVDETNAMNISTIGTDGFPKNRIVLLKKFTWEGFIFYTNYTSEKGKAIADNNNICLSFFWPALEQQIIIKGIAEKQVENLSDGYFESRPDGSKLGAWASNQSTVVASRNELEENLSSFEKEFEGKEITRPKHWGGYLVKPVSIEFWQGRPNRLHDRIRYKLAEDFSWKIERLAP, encoded by the coding sequence ATGTCTAAAGACTTATCAAATTATCGTAAATCTTACGAAAAACAAGAACTTCTAGAAAGTAATTGTCCCGAAAACCCAATGGAATTATTTCAAACCTGGTTTAGAAATGCAGATGATTCTGAAATGGTAGACGAAACGAATGCCATGAATATTTCTACAATTGGTACAGATGGTTTCCCTAAAAATAGAATCGTTTTATTAAAGAAATTTACTTGGGAAGGGTTCATTTTCTACACAAATTACACCTCTGAAAAAGGAAAAGCAATCGCAGACAACAACAACATTTGTTTGTCTTTCTTTTGGCCTGCTTTAGAACAGCAAATTATTATAAAAGGAATTGCAGAGAAACAAGTAGAAAACTTATCTGATGGTTATTTCGAATCGAGACCAGACGGAAGTAAGTTAGGCGCTTGGGCTTCAAACCAAAGTACTGTGGTAGCTTCTAGAAATGAATTAGAAGAAAATTTATCATCCTTCGAAAAAGAATTTGAAGGCAAAGAAATTACAAGACCAAAACATTGGGGCGGTTATTTAGTGAAACCAGTTTCTATAGAATTTTGGCAAGGGAGACCCAATAGATTACATGATAGGATTAGATATAAATTAGCTGAAGATTTTTCTTGGAAAATTGAAAGATTAGCACCATAA
- a CDS encoding histidine phosphatase family protein encodes MKTLYIVRHAKSSWEYSGIEDIDRPLKKRGIKDAHLMSKILSKKLDKPDVFITSSANRALHTAVIFCENFGFPHANLQIKKQLYSFSDGYLVKTVNALDDGFSSAIIFSHDHGINTFVNEFGNKPLAHVPTCGVIALQFDEKHWKNIRRGKTIMVEFPKNHK; translated from the coding sequence ATGAAAACACTCTACATTGTTAGACATGCAAAATCTTCTTGGGAATACTCTGGAATTGAAGATATTGACAGACCATTAAAAAAACGTGGTATTAAAGATGCTCATTTAATGTCTAAAATTTTATCTAAAAAATTAGATAAACCAGATGTATTTATAACAAGTAGCGCAAACAGGGCTTTACACACAGCTGTAATCTTTTGTGAAAACTTTGGTTTTCCACATGCAAACCTTCAAATAAAAAAGCAATTATATAGTTTTAGTGATGGTTATTTAGTGAAAACCGTAAATGCTTTAGATGATGGTTTTAGTTCTGCTATTATTTTTAGTCACGACCATGGTATTAATACCTTTGTAAATGAATTTGGAAACAAACCTTTAGCACATGTACCTACTTGTGGTGTAATTGCACTGCAATTTGATGAAAAACATTGGAAAAATATAAGAAGAGGAAAAACCATTATGGTAGAGTTTCCTAAAAATCATAAATAA
- a CDS encoding Ppx/GppA phosphatase family protein: MLEIKKFAAIDIGSNAIRLLISNVIISEDKEPQFKKSSLVRVPIRLGADVFVNEGIISDANITRMINAMEAFKLLMKVHGVEKYKACATSAMREASNGNEVTEAILLKTGVKIDIIGGKEEAAIISSTDLNELIEGDNSYLYVDVGGGSTEFTLFSKGKIISSKSFKMGTVRLLNNKKTENKEIFAGVEKWIKKNTKDLKGVSLIGSGGNINKIFKMSGRTEGKPISFIYLNAQYQFLKNMSYDDRISELSLNPDRADVIIPATKIYLSAMKWSGARKIYVPKIGLSDGIIKTLYYSTL; encoded by the coding sequence TTGTTAGAAATAAAAAAATTCGCGGCAATTGATATCGGTTCTAATGCCATTAGGCTACTAATTTCAAACGTAATTATTTCTGAAGATAAAGAGCCTCAATTTAAAAAATCTTCTTTAGTTCGTGTTCCCATTCGTTTAGGAGCAGATGTATTTGTTAATGAAGGTATTATTAGTGATGCTAATATTACTAGAATGATAAATGCGATGGAAGCTTTTAAGCTACTAATGAAGGTTCATGGCGTCGAAAAATACAAAGCTTGTGCAACTTCTGCAATGAGAGAAGCTTCTAATGGAAATGAAGTTACTGAAGCAATTCTATTAAAAACAGGCGTAAAAATTGACATTATTGGCGGTAAAGAAGAAGCTGCTATTATATCTTCTACAGATTTAAATGAATTAATTGAAGGAGATAATTCTTACTTATATGTAGATGTTGGTGGAGGTAGCACAGAGTTTACCTTATTCTCTAAAGGTAAAATTATAAGTTCGAAATCTTTTAAAATGGGTACCGTTCGTCTTTTAAATAATAAAAAAACTGAAAACAAAGAAATTTTTGCCGGCGTAGAAAAGTGGATTAAAAAGAACACAAAAGATTTAAAAGGAGTATCCTTAATTGGTTCTGGTGGAAACATTAACAAAATCTTTAAAATGTCTGGTAGAACAGAAGGAAAACCTATATCTTTTATTTATCTAAATGCTCAATATCAATTTTTAAAGAATATGAGTTATGATGATAGAATTTCTGAGTTAAGTTTAAACCCTGATAGGGCAGACGTTATAATACCAGCAACAAAAATCTATTTATCTGCAATGAAATGGAGTGGAGCTAGAAAAATATATGTTCCAAAAATTGGTCTTTCAGACGGAATAATTAAAACACTATACTACAGTACTTTATAA
- a CDS encoding OmpA family protein, whose product MKKILFSGALLMFGAIAFAQDLPANPEPGKCYVRCKTPEVWKNEDVTIEIAPAYKKIVTYPATYKTVTERVLVKEADQRLVIVPSVWETKTETYIGKEDSNKLRTIKATFSPDSQVIETKAASAVWEMSEKAPDCESSDPNDCRYWCYKPIPAKFVTVPLTTLNSDASTASVKIPGYDKTYTKKVMVSGPTTKTIDIPAVYGSIKKIVLVKDAYQEEVTVAAKYKTVTKEVLVNKGGLTTWKEVECELVNNTPLPINWNLGSATLTNGAKRIIDARLLPILKDGVAVAIESHTDSRGTKANNQNLSERRAQAVTNYLISKGVNPSQLTGNGLGESKLTNRCADGVSCTEAEHRANRRTTFRVINQK is encoded by the coding sequence ATGAAAAAAATTTTATTTAGCGGAGCATTACTAATGTTCGGAGCAATTGCATTTGCTCAAGATTTACCAGCAAACCCAGAACCAGGAAAATGTTACGTACGTTGTAAAACTCCTGAAGTATGGAAAAACGAAGACGTAACAATTGAGATAGCTCCTGCTTACAAGAAAATTGTAACATACCCTGCAACTTACAAAACTGTTACAGAAAGAGTACTCGTTAAAGAAGCCGATCAACGTTTAGTAATTGTACCAAGTGTTTGGGAAACTAAAACTGAAACATATATTGGTAAAGAAGATTCGAACAAGTTAAGAACAATTAAGGCCACTTTTAGCCCAGACTCTCAAGTTATTGAAACCAAAGCTGCGTCAGCAGTTTGGGAAATGAGTGAAAAAGCACCTGATTGTGAATCTAGCGACCCTAATGACTGTAGATACTGGTGTTACAAGCCAATTCCTGCGAAATTTGTAACTGTTCCATTAACTACTTTAAATTCTGATGCTTCTACCGCTTCAGTTAAAATTCCTGGTTATGATAAAACATATACAAAAAAAGTTATGGTTTCTGGACCAACTACAAAAACTATTGATATTCCAGCTGTTTATGGATCTATTAAAAAAATAGTTTTAGTAAAAGATGCTTATCAAGAAGAAGTTACTGTAGCAGCTAAATACAAAACGGTTACTAAAGAAGTTTTAGTAAACAAAGGAGGTTTAACTACCTGGAAAGAAGTAGAATGTGAATTAGTTAACAATACACCTTTACCAATTAACTGGAATTTAGGAAGTGCAACTTTAACAAATGGAGCAAAAAGAATTATTGATGCTCGTTTATTACCAATCTTAAAAGATGGTGTTGCTGTAGCAATTGAGTCTCATACAGATTCAAGAGGAACAAAAGCTAACAACCAAAACTTATCTGAAAGAAGAGCACAAGCAGTTACAAACTACTTAATTTCTAAAGGAGTTAACCCTAGTCAATTAACTGGAAACGGTCTTGGAGAATCTAAATTAACGAACAGATGTGCCGATGGAGTTTCTTGTACAGAAGCAGAACATAGAGCTAATAGAAGAACCACTTTTAGAGTCATTAATCAAAAATAA
- a CDS encoding thioredoxin family protein: MKKIFLFSVIILLSKGISAQEDVEHLSFKDVVHVNWESSFKEALSKSKEEKKPILIYFTGSDWCGPCKVLDKKLFHSAKFKELADKDLILYEADNPRNKDLVSPNKLEETHKLIRKYKVKSYPTLVFVNHRGKMIGYKKGLILTEYYYPFIESVIENY, encoded by the coding sequence ATGAAAAAAATATTTTTATTTTCTGTTATTATTTTATTATCAAAAGGCATCTCTGCTCAAGAAGATGTTGAACACTTGTCTTTTAAAGATGTTGTTCATGTTAATTGGGAATCTTCTTTTAAAGAGGCTTTAAGTAAGTCTAAGGAAGAAAAGAAACCGATTTTAATATATTTTACGGGTTCAGATTGGTGTGGGCCATGTAAAGTCTTAGATAAGAAACTGTTTCACTCAGCTAAGTTTAAAGAGTTGGCAGATAAAGATTTAATTTTATATGAGGCAGATAACCCAAGAAATAAAGATCTTGTTAGTCCAAATAAATTAGAAGAAACACATAAACTTATAAGAAAATACAAAGTAAAATCATATCCTACTTTAGTTTTTGTTAATCATAGAGGAAAAATGATTGGCTATAAAAAAGGATTAATTCTAACAGAATATTATTATCCATTTATAGAGTCTGTAATAGAGAATTATTAA
- the lpxK gene encoding tetraacyldisaccharide 4'-kinase, which yields MKVLRFLLFPFSILYDFVTRIRNIFFDIGVFKQTLFKIPVIIVGNLSVGGTGKTPQIEYLIRLLKDSYKTAVLSRGYKRETVGFVLLNKNHAAADVGDEPLQYFKKFKNINVAVDANRVEGITNLISEVKPDVVLLDDAFQHRKVKGSFYVLLTKYDDLFVDDFLLPTGNLRESRQGAKRAEVILVTKCPENLSKDKQDTIKLKLSKFNKKVFFTSISYADKVLGSVEIPTLALKNFEVLLITGIANPTPLLNYLEGLSVKFQHLKYADHHHFSDVEVKDIQKKFDEIQSSKIILTTEKDYVRLVNHLENLSYLPIETSFLNNEDEVFNTLINNHIKGSF from the coding sequence ATGAAAGTACTTCGTTTTTTACTCTTTCCATTTTCAATTTTATACGACTTTGTAACTAGAATTCGTAATATATTTTTTGATATTGGCGTTTTTAAACAAACATTATTTAAAATACCTGTAATTATTGTAGGTAATTTAAGTGTTGGTGGAACAGGAAAAACACCACAAATTGAGTATTTAATTCGTTTATTAAAAGACAGTTATAAAACGGCAGTTTTAAGTAGGGGTTATAAAAGAGAAACAGTAGGTTTTGTTTTATTAAATAAAAACCATGCTGCTGCAGATGTTGGAGATGAACCTTTGCAATATTTTAAGAAGTTTAAAAATATTAATGTTGCTGTAGATGCAAATAGAGTAGAAGGTATTACAAATTTAATTTCAGAAGTAAAACCAGATGTTGTTTTATTAGATGATGCTTTTCAACATCGAAAAGTAAAAGGAAGTTTTTACGTCTTACTTACAAAATATGATGATTTATTTGTTGATGATTTTTTATTACCAACGGGCAATTTAAGAGAAAGTAGGCAAGGAGCAAAGAGAGCAGAAGTAATTTTAGTAACTAAATGTCCAGAAAATTTATCTAAAGATAAGCAAGATACTATAAAACTAAAACTTAGTAAATTCAATAAAAAAGTATTCTTTACGAGTATTTCATATGCTGATAAAGTTTTAGGCTCAGTAGAGATACCAACTTTAGCATTAAAGAATTTTGAGGTGTTATTAATTACAGGAATTGCAAACCCAACACCATTGCTAAATTACCTAGAAGGTTTAAGTGTAAAGTTTCAGCATTTAAAATATGCAGATCATCATCATTTTTCTGATGTTGAAGTTAAAGATATTCAAAAAAAGTTTGATGAAATTCAATCTTCAAAAATAATTTTAACTACAGAAAAAGATTATGTAAGATTGGTAAATCATCTAGAAAACTTATCTTATTTACCTATTGAGACGTCTTTTTTAAATAATGAAGATGAAGTGTTTAATACACTTATAAATAATCATATAAAAGGTAGTTTTTAA